A single region of the Syntrophomonadaceae bacterium genome encodes:
- a CDS encoding monovalent cation/H+ antiporter subunit D family protein: protein METLTSPLPLYAVLVSLLAAVLIGFSGQKPNLREFWTIAAAVIKFGLVAAMLPAVLQGRIIEFTVLPVLPGLELKFKVDALGLVFGLVASFLWIITSFYSIGYVRSLQEKAQTRYFACFAIALAATMGVAFSANLFTTFVFYEIITLCTFPLVAHKGTAEALSGARRYIVYLLGTSLAFQLPAIFLTYHLAGTLDFAHQGIFQGAGVSAGLLGLIFFLFMAGITKAAIMPFHSWLPAAMVAPTPVSALLHAVAVVKTGVFVVIKVVLHVFGVDLLADLGFAVILAYVAAFTIVAASVIALTQDNLKARLAYSTISQLSYVILGVALLTPMAIAGSILQIVVHAFGKITLFFTAGAIYVAAHKTNISELNGIGRQMPFTMAAFTVGALSMIGIPPLGGFLSKWYLGLGAVEAGQLPVLLVLMTSTVLNACYFLPIVYAAFFKEPTPDPQDSHHQEEAGQIREAPVMMLWPLLLTAFGAIGLFFVPAVFLDLTRMIVQAATGGS, encoded by the coding sequence ATGGAAACACTGACATCTCCACTACCTTTATATGCTGTACTGGTTTCCCTGCTGGCAGCCGTCCTGATCGGGTTCTCTGGCCAGAAACCCAATCTGCGGGAATTTTGGACCATCGCCGCGGCCGTTATCAAGTTTGGCTTAGTGGCGGCGATGCTGCCAGCTGTCTTGCAGGGCCGCATCATTGAGTTTACAGTATTGCCGGTACTGCCGGGACTGGAGTTGAAGTTCAAGGTGGATGCCCTGGGCCTGGTTTTTGGCCTGGTCGCCTCCTTCCTTTGGATCATCACTTCTTTTTATTCCATCGGCTATGTCCGTTCCTTACAGGAAAAAGCCCAGACCAGGTATTTCGCCTGTTTTGCCATTGCCCTGGCGGCGACCATGGGGGTGGCCTTTTCCGCCAATTTGTTTACCACCTTTGTGTTTTACGAGATAATTACCCTCTGCACCTTCCCCTTAGTGGCGCACAAGGGAACGGCCGAGGCCTTAAGCGGTGCCCGGCGGTATATCGTGTACCTCTTGGGAACCTCCCTTGCCTTCCAGTTGCCGGCCATTTTTTTAACCTATCATCTTGCCGGAACCCTGGACTTTGCGCATCAAGGCATTTTCCAAGGGGCAGGGGTTAGCGCCGGCCTGCTTGGCCTGATCTTTTTCCTGTTTATGGCCGGGATTACCAAAGCCGCAATCATGCCCTTCCATTCCTGGCTGCCGGCAGCCATGGTGGCCCCGACTCCGGTCAGCGCCCTCTTGCATGCGGTGGCCGTGGTCAAAACCGGGGTGTTTGTGGTGATCAAAGTGGTCCTCCATGTCTTTGGAGTGGACCTCCTGGCGGATCTGGGATTTGCCGTGATCCTGGCCTATGTCGCTGCCTTTACGATTGTTGCCGCTTCTGTCATCGCCCTGACCCAGGACAACCTGAAAGCCCGGCTGGCCTATTCCACCATTTCCCAGCTGTCCTATGTGATCCTGGGGGTGGCCTTATTGACGCCAATGGCTATTGCTGGCAGCATTTTGCAGATTGTAGTCCATGCCTTTGGCAAGATCACCCTGTTTTTTACCGCCGGGGCTATCTACGTGGCTGCCCATAAGACCAATATCAGCGAGCTCAATGGCATTGGGCGGCAGATGCCCTTCACCATGGCGGCCTTTACCGTCGGGGCCTTATCCATGATTGGCATCCCCCCCTTGGGCGGGTTCTTAAGCAAGTGGTATCTTGGCTTGGGGGCTGTGGAAGCAGGCCAGCTCCCTGTCCTCCTGGTGCTGATGACCAGCACCGTCCTAAATGCCTGTTATTTTTTGCCCATCGTCTACGCGGCCTTCTTCAAGGAGCCGACCCCTGATCCCCAGGACAGTCATCACCAGGAAGAGGCCGGGCAAATTCGCGAGGCACCGGTAATGATGCTCTGGCCATTGCTTTTGACGGCATTTGGAGCAATAGGATTGTTTTTCGTCCCCGCAGTTTTTCTTGATCTGACCAGGATGATTGTCCAAGCTGCAACAGGAGGGAGTTAG